The sequence GGTCTTGCGACCGGTCTTGCTGCGGCTTTTGATAATTTCGGGCAGGTTTTCGGCGACCTCCATCAGCCAGCGCCCTTCCCAGTAATGGGTGGTCAGCAGGAATATTTCGAAGCGCAGGGTCGTGTCCGCCCAGCTGTCGCAATCGTAGAGGGTGATTTCAGCGGCGGTCTTGTCCACGGGGGTCGGCAATACAGCTATCGCGCTCTGCCAGTTAGCCAGCTGGCGCTGTTCAGCCAGCTGCAGTTGCTGCGCCTGCTGCAATTGCGCTTCGGCCGTTTTCTGCGCCTTGCTGGCTTGCGCCATAGCGGCGGTCAGCCTCGCCTCGATTTCTCCCACGCTGGCAGCACTCTGCAGATCGGACGCGGTTTCGTCGAACTGCAGTTTCGCCAGACGCAGCCGTTTGCCGGCAACCGGGCCAAACCAGCCGAACAAGGTGTAGAGCAGCGGCTCATGGGCGAGGTAATGCTTGAAACGCGTCAGCATCGCCTGGGCATCAGCCAACTGCTCGGCACAGCTGCGCTGCCGTGCGTCGAGCTGCGCGATAGCTGCCTTGGGGTCTTCACCCAGCAACGTCCGAATCGCATCGCGCGCCTCGACCAACCTGGCCCAGGCCTGTTCGATACTCGCGAGCTGTTGCTGGCGGCCGCGGATCGCATCGCGCAGGCGCTCGACCGTGTCCGCAACGCCTGGGCTCTGCATATCCGGGAAGGCATCGGCGGAGTGCGCGAGATAAGCCTGCTGCGCCTTGTCCAGGTAGTCCTGCGACTCGAGCCCGGTGAAAAAGCTCCGGGTCTGGTAGGTGCGGGACATTTCCGCTTCCGCCGACGCCTTGGGAAAGTACGCGCCAAAGCTTTTGATATCCGGCAACCAACGGCCTGCGAACGGACCGCTGCCTGCAGAGAAATCCTTGCCGAACGCAGTGATGATGTTGGTCACGGCTTGATTGTTGGTGGAGCTGGCCACGATGACCGGCGGCTCTCCACCCGCCAACGCGGCCTTGGCCCAAAGCGACGCGACGACCGAAAGCAGTAGCGTGGTCTTGCCGGTACCGGGCGGCCCGTTGACGGCGAGGATATCGCCGGATCGCCCATTCAGCAGATGGGTCAAACTGTCCCGCTGGGCAGGCGCCAGAGCGTATTCGTCGCCCGCGTGAGCGAGTCGCTCGGCAAACAGCCCATTGGCCACGAGGCACGGTTCGTCGGGGCTGCGCTCGCGCTGGGCGAAGCGCTCGAACAGCGGCACCGCTGGCCTGGTATCACGCAGATGGTCGTAGAGCGCAACGATATTGCGGCTGAAGCCCTCGACCTTCTCCTCCTTGAACAGGTAGCCGAAGTCAGCCAACTCGAAGCCGTCCGCCTTGCCGTCCCATCCGCCGCTGACTTCGCGGAACATCTTCATGCAGAACTGCAGATATTCGCGCCAGTTGGCCTGATGCTGATCGTCGCTCAGGGCTTCGGCATCTACAGGCGGGTCGAACCGTTTGCCATCGTCGGCGGACAGAAACGCATCCAGATCGACCTGCGCGCCAATGGCGAAGTTGTCTCGGTCCAGCGGTTCGAGAATGTCGCGCGGCATCATGGTTTGCGCGCTCGGATGCAGCCGACCATCTCGACTGACCGAGACCTGGCAGATCACTGGCGTGATGATCGCCGGTAGCCCGTTGCGAACCCGGCCATGCTCGCGGCGGGCCCGGAAAACCCACGGGCGCAGGGTGATGTCGACAAACGGGGTGTCGTCGGGCTCGCTCGCGAACAGCTGATTGACCAGCCCTTCGGGCAGGCAACCCGAGGCGAGGGATTCGGCCGGCAGGGCGAGGAGTTTTTCAGCCTGGCTGAGGGACAGGGCACCGTTGCCGTTTTCGGCATCAGCCAGCGAGTTTCGCCAGTAGTTGGCAAGTTTGAACGCGTAATCATTCATCGTCGACGTCAACGCACCTCTGATGCAGCGGGACAGAAAGGTTTAAAAGGCGGTTCGAGCGTAGCGGCTCGCGCACGCGATGGCCAATCGGAAGGGCGAAGTAACCGCTCTAGCATAAGGGTTGGAGCATTCCGTCGTGGCGGACACGATCGGCACAGGATCGGCTATCTCGGACATATCCGGGATCCTGAGCCGCAGCCGGTCAGCGACGAGGCCGCACGGCTCCCGCTGTTGGGCTATAAAGAGTGCGGCAGCCACGCCGGAGGAGACGCCATGACCCGACCTACCGTGAGCGAAAAACGCGCGACGTTTCGCGAGATGCACCGTGCGGGGTGCTTTCTGCTGCCCAATCCCTGGGACGCCGCCGGCGCCCGTCTGCTCGAGCAGCTCGGCTACCGGGCCCTGGCGACCACCAGCTCGGGCTATGCCTGGTCGCAAGGGCTGGCGGACGGCCAACTGTCACGCGCCGATACCCTGGCGCACCTGCGTTATATGGCGGCCATCAGCGATTTGCCGATCAACGCGGACTTCGAGAGCGGTTTCGGGCGTACCCCGGAAGAGGTTTTCGAAAGCGTCAGCCTGGCGGTGGACACCGGCGTGGCGGGCCTGTCCGTCGAGGATTCGACCGGCGACCCTGACCAACCCGTGCGCGACAAGGCGCAAGCCGTGGAGCGCTTGCAAGCGGCGCGCGCCGCCATCGACGCTCTCGGCGGCGACACCCTGCTGGTGGCGCGCGCGGAAAATCACTTCATGGGGCGTAACGACTTCGACGATACCGTCGAACGCCTGCTCGCCTATTCGCAGGCCGGCGCGGACTGCTTGTACGCGCCAGGCCTCAGGACCCGGGAGGAGATCCAGACGGTGGTCAGCGCCGTCGCGCCCAAGCCGGTGAACGTGCTGATCGGCTGGAGCAGCGAGCTGACGGTCGAGGCGCTGGCCGAGCTAGGCGTGCGTCGTATCAGCGTCGGCGGGGCCTTGGCCCGCGCCGCCTGGGGCGGCTTCATGAGCGCAGCGCGGACGATGATCGAGCAAGGTCGTTTCGATGGCTTGCGCGATGCGCTATCGGGTGCGGAACTCGATGAACGGCTGCGCTCGAACAGGTCCGGTAACTGAAACCGCGGCAGTACCCGCAATCACTACCGGCACGTCCCCGCGTCACCCAGGGCAATGTCGATCACCTACGGTACAAATTCAGGACAGGCTTAGGGGCTACGGGGGTCGGTTTCACTACGCCAGCGCTCGATATGCCCGGCGAGCAGATCGGCAATGGGCAGGCACGCGCCGAGCCGGTAGAGGTTCCAGTAATGCCCTTCCAGCGTACGGTTGACCAGTAGCGTGCCGGAGGCTGGCTGCAGACTGCCGAGCGCGGACATCACCAGCGGAAACAGCTCGACCAGTTGCTGGTGCAGCGATGCGCCGCGGAAGTCCCACTGGGCACCGGGCTGGAGCAGGGGGTGCAGCAGCTGGTGGATACGACGGTACAGCCCATGCGGCGGCACGCTGCCGGGCTGGCGTCCGCCGAGCGCCTGGAAGCCCGCCTCCAGCGCCTCGCTGGAGGGGCCGCGCAGCGCATCGAAGAGCTGCACGTAGGCCCGCAACAAGGGCGTCGACAGTGGCACGACGGCGCCGAAGTCATAGACCACCAGCTCCCCCGCCTCACGCCAGGCGAGGTTGCCCGGGTGCGGGTCGGCATGCAGCAGCCCCATCCCGAAGGCCTGTTCGGCCAGCCACCGACAGAGGGTTTCGGCGAGCTGCTGGCGCGTGTCGGCGGTGGCCAGGTCGACCTCGTTCATCGACCGTCCCGGCAGTTCCTGCTGCACCAGCACCCCCGGACGGCACAGCTCCGTCGCGACAAATGGAATGTCCACGCCCGGCCACTCGGCGAAATGCGCACCGAAGCGCTCGGCGCTGCGCCGTTCGGCGTCGTAATCGAGTTCCTGCTCGATGGCGTGTTGCAGTTCGCGGTAGACCGACTCGAGTCGCGCCGCCGGCGTGCCGAACAGGCGTCCGAGGGGCATCAGGCGCCGCAGCTGGCGCAGGTCGGCGTCGCAGATCGCACGGATGCCGGGATACTGGATCTTCATGATCAGCGCCCGCCCCTGCCGGTCGCGGGCGCGGTGGACCTGGCCCAGCGACGCGGCCGCCGCGGGCCGGTGCTCGATGGATTCGAACAGCTGATCGAGCTGGCCGTCGTAGAGCCGTTGCAGATGCGCTTCCAGCGAGGCGAACGGCAGCGACGGGACCTGATTCTGCAGACGGGCCAGCGCCGCGTTGATCGGCGGCGGCAAAACGTCCTGCCACTGCGACGCCTGCTGGCCGAGCTTGAGTACCGGACCTTTCATCTGCCCCAGGGTGTCGCCCAGCAGCGCACCGACCGGTGCCCAGTCGACACGCGAGGCGCCGGGGGTGATGCGCTGCACCAGCAGATTGCCGGCGATGCGCGCACCCGTGCCGCCCAGATGCAGAAAGCGCCCCAACGCCGAGGCCGACGGTCGTGAGAATCGAGACATGCAGATTACCCGCAGTGGCCAAGCGTCGATCATGGGCCAGCAGGCCTGACTATCCAAGCGCCAGCGAATTGCAAGCTGTTGCAACCGGGAGGGCGTCTATTCGACAAGGCCTCGCGATCACGCACCTTAAATAGCTGTCATATTGCTAGCATGCGGAACGGCACGGCAGTTGCCGAGTCCGATGTCAGGCTACGCCCCTGGATCGGGCGCCTGCCGACCGCAACACTGGGCCTCGGCGCTGCTTATGGCGATCCGCCAAGGGTTCTTGCCCGAGCGCCTAACCGGCCTTTACGGGCGTGTCCCGACTGCGGCGCACCCACGCCCGACGTCGCGGAACAGAGATACGCTGCCTGCCCCGGCAGACGCGGCGTAAGGAGTACTGGATGAACGATTTCGATGAGAGCCGTATGGCGGCGGGCGAGGAAGATCGGCGCATTTCCACCGGCAGCGAAGGCCTCGACGACATCCTCGGCGGCGGCCTGGATCCCAATCGGATGTATCTCTACGAGGGCAGCCCCGGTTCGGGCAAGACCACCATCGCCTTGCAGTTTCTCCTCGAGGGCGTGCGCCATGGCGAGCGGGTGCTCTACGTGACGCTGTCGGAGACCAAGCGCGAACTGGAACTGGTCGCCAAGCGCCACGGCTGGACGCTCGAGGGCATCGATGTTTTCGAACTGGTGACGCCCGAGAACACGCTCGATCCCGAGCTCGAACTGACCGTGCTGCATCCGGCGGAAATGGAGCTGAGCGAAACGACCAAACAGGTCTTCGACCGTGTCAGCGAGACCAATCCGACCCGGGTCATCTTCGACAGCCTGTCGGAGATGCGTCTGCTGGCACAGAGTCCGCTGCGTTATCGCCGACAGGTACTGGCGATCAAGCACTTTTTCACCACCCGTCGCTGCACGGTGATCCTGCTCGACGACCAGACGTCCGAAAGCGGTGATCTTCAGCTTCACTCCATTTCCCACGGCGTGGTGAAGCTCGAGCAGCTGGCCATCGACTATGGCGCTGAGCGCCGCCGTCTGCGCGTCATCAAGATGCGCGGCATCCAGTTCCGCGGCGGTTATCACGACTTCACGATCAAAAAAGGCGGGCTGGCGATCTACCCGCGCCTGATTGCCGCTGAGCACCACTCCCCGTTCGTCGGCGAACTCACTTCCAGCGGCAACGACAAGCTGGACCAGATGCTGGGCGGCGGACTGGAACGCGGCACCAATGCGCTGTTCATCGGAGCGGCCGGCGTCGGTAAGTCCTCGCTTGCCCTGGCCTACGCCGATGCGGCCTGCAGACGCGGCGAACAGGCGGCGTTCTTCATCTTCGACGAAGGCATCGGTACGCTGCTGGCGCGCGGCCGGGCGCTCGGGTTGGATCTGCAACCCTGGATCGACAACGGCCTGCTGCATCTGCAACAGGTCGATCCCGCCGAGCTGTCGCCCGGTGAGTTCACCGCCGCGGTGCGCCATAGCGTCGAGGTGAAGAAGGCGCAGCTGGTGGTGATGGACAGCCTCAACGGGTATCTGAACGCCATGCCGGACGGCCGCTTCCTGATCCTGCAGATGCATGAGCTGCTGAGCTATCTCGGCCAGAAAGGCGTGATCAGCGTGATGGTGCTGGCTCAGCATGGCCTGGTTGGCCCGATGGATACGCCTATCGATATCAGCTACCTCAGTGATGCGGTTATCATGCTGCGCTATTTCGAACACGCCGGTGTGGTGCGACGTGCGCTGTCGGTGGTCAAGAAGCGCAGCGGACGTCACGAAGACACCATAAGGGAGTTTCGCCTGGGTGCCTCCGGCATCAAGGTCGGACCGCCGCTCACGCACTTCACCGGTATATTCTCGGGCACGCCGCACTACACCGGCGATGCGACTCCTCTCATGAAAGACGAGCATGACGACGCCTAAGCGAGACAGCCCTTTAGTAGTCGTCTTCGCCCCCATCGGCCGGGATGGCCCTGCCGCGGCCGATGTGTTGCGCCGCAGCGGCATGCAGGCCGAGGTGTGTCACAGCCTGGCTGAAGTGCTGGAGCGCGCCGAACGCGATGCCGATGCGGTGTTCATCGCCGAAGAGGCCCTGTTCGGGCAGGATCTCCAGGACCTCGGCAACTGGGTCGACCAGCAGCCGGCCTGGTCCGATTTTCCGTTCGTGGTGCTGACCAGCAAGCATCGACAGCCGGCGGTCAGCGCGTGGCGTCAACGCATGGTCGCGATCCTGCGCAACGTTTCGCTGCTGGAACGCCCGGTACAGAGCATCACCCTGTCCAGCGCGCTGCTGGCTGCCGTTCGCGGGCGTCTTCGGCAATACGAAGTGCGCGCCTTGATCGAGGCCCGCGAACAGGCTTCGCACGAGCTCGAAGCCCTCGTGGTCGAGCGCACCCGCGCGCTGGAGCAGGCCAACCTGGAACTGCGCACCCAGATGGACGAGCGTGCGCATATCGAAGAAACCCTGCGGCAGACGCAAAAAATCGAAGCCATCGGCCAGCTCACCGGCGGCATCGCCCATGATTTCAACAACCTGCTCATGGTCATCTCCGGCGGGCTCGACATGCTCGACCGCCGCGCCGATCCGGAACGGCGCAAGCGCCTGATGGACGGCATGCGCCAGGCGGCCCAACGAGGCTCGGCCCTGACCCGTCAGTTGCTGGCCTTTTCCCGCCGCCAGTCCCTGGCACCCGAGCCGGTGGACCTGGCCCAGCGCATCAGCCAGATGCGCGAACTGCTAGACCGCAGCCTGCGCGGTGACGTGCATGTGAAACAGGAGTTCGCGCCGGATCTGTGGCCGGTCGAGGTCGATCCGGGCGAGCTGGAGCTGGTGATCCTCAACCTGGCGGTCAATGCCCGCGACGCCATGCCCGAGGGTGGCTCTATCCTGCTGCAGGCCCGGAATGCACCGAACGAGCAGGTGCTGGGCCGGCGTGGCGACTTCGTCCGGCTCGCGGTGATCGACACCGGCACCGGCATCCCGGTGGAGGTTCGCAACCGGGTCTTCGACCCCTTCTTCACTACCAAGGAAATCGGCAAGGGTTCCGGGCTCGGACTTGCCCAGGTCTATGGGTTCGCCCGGCAGTCCGGCGGTTCGGTGTGGATCGACACCGACTGCGTTCAGGGCACCAGCGTGGTGATGCTGCTGCCGCGCGCCACCAGCATGCCGAGCCGGGCCAAGGAGCAGGCGCAGGTCGACGAGGCCGTCGACGTGTCGGCCGGCAACGTGCTGCTGGTCGATGACGACGTCGAAGTGGCGGCGCTGGTGGGCGAAATGCTCGAGCACCTCGGCTATCAGGTAACCCATGCCGCTAGCGCCGCCGCCGCGCTGGGTGCGCTGGCCAACGGTCGCAGTGTCGACATCGTGTTTTCCGACGTGATGATGCCCGGCGGCATGAATGGCCTGGAACTGGCGCGTGAAATCCGCGCCCGGCGGTTCGACGTGCCGGTGCTGCTGACCAGTGGCTACGCCGACGCGGTCAAGCATTCCGCCGAAGCCGAAGGCGTGCAGATCCTGGCCAAGCCCTATCGGCTGGAAGAACTCGCCGCTGCACTCATGGCCGCGCTGGAACGCGTCCAGGCCGCCCCAGCTTCCGAGCGCATTCAGGGCTAGCCGAACTAAGCGAGACTCCGACCGTCGAAACGGCAGCCTTGACGCCCACGCGCCGATCCCGGGCCGCTTGGCGTTCGTCCGCAGCCATCGAAAGGTCCCGCCATGCCCTGTTCCCCCCGCCCCTGCCATTACGCGCCGCTGCCCGTCTCCTGCGCCATGCTCTTGGCCAGTCTGCTGCTGAGCGGCGGCCCGCTGCTGACTCAGACGAACGAACAGGCCCTTGCCGATCGCGATGCGCAGAACAAGCGCTGGAGCCAGGAGATGGCGCGCAAACCGATGGGCCATCCGCCGCCGGTCGATGCCAGGTACAACCACATCATTACCTTTGGCCAATCCCTCGCTTCGGCCGCCGAAGGCTGGCCCGCGCTCTCCAAGCAACCGCGTTACGACAACCTGATGCTGGGCGACTCGGTGCGCTCGGCGACCTTCAGCGGCGCGCGCTTCATCCCGGTCGGTGAAGCGGCGTTCAAACCACTGCGAGCGGTCGTCCAGCTCAAGCGTGAGCCGAAGGTCATTCTTGATAGCCAGGCGGTGGCGGCGCTGGAGGAGCACGCCCAGGAAGAAGGTGAATCGGTGGAAGTCGGCGCGCTGAACATGGCTCGGCACCTGTATCTGGCGAGCAAAGGCATCAAGGCCGACCCCGAGCACCTGTTCCTTGCCAGCAACGCTGCCACGTCCGGCCGTTCCATTGCGCAATTGTCCAAGGTCGGCGGCACCCATGAGTATCGCCGGGCCCTGCAGGCGGTCGACCAGGCCAAGCAGGTCGCGGACGCAGCGAATGCCAGTTACCGCATCAGCGCCTTCTTCTGGCTGCAGGGCGAATACGACTATGCGCAGGTTCAGGGCGGGATCAACGACAAGGCCTATTACAAGCAGCGCCTGCGCCAACTGCGCAACGACCTGACGGCCGACACCGCGCAGGCCATCGCCGGGCAGCCAGACGCGCCGGCGTTCATTACCTACCAGACCGATGCCAAGTCATCGGTGGTCGATGGCAGCCTCGACATCGGCATGGCGCAGTGGGAACTCGCCCGGGAAGAGCCCAGCTGGTACCTCGCCGGCCCGGTCTACCCCTACGTGGACAAGGGAACGCACCTGTCCGCCAATGGCTATCGCTGGTTCGGCCAGATGCTCGGCAAGGTCTATCACCAGGTGGTGGTCGAGCGCCGCAACTGGCAGCCGCTGTCGCCGCTCGGCGCCTCGGTCGAAGGTCGGGAGGTGTTCATCGACTTCCACGTGCCCTCCCCGCCCCTGGCCTTCGACCAGCCCTACCTGGGTTACCAGCAGCGAATGATCGAAAACCGCGGCTTCACGTTGAGCGATGCGCAGGGTGAGGTGCCGATCGAAGCGGTCGAT comes from Stutzerimonas stutzeri and encodes:
- a CDS encoding ATPase domain-containing protein, producing the protein MNDFDESRMAAGEEDRRISTGSEGLDDILGGGLDPNRMYLYEGSPGSGKTTIALQFLLEGVRHGERVLYVTLSETKRELELVAKRHGWTLEGIDVFELVTPENTLDPELELTVLHPAEMELSETTKQVFDRVSETNPTRVIFDSLSEMRLLAQSPLRYRRQVLAIKHFFTTRRCTVILLDDQTSESGDLQLHSISHGVVKLEQLAIDYGAERRRLRVIKMRGIQFRGGYHDFTIKKGGLAIYPRLIAAEHHSPFVGELTSSGNDKLDQMLGGGLERGTNALFIGAAGVGKSSLALAYADAACRRGEQAAFFIFDEGIGTLLARGRALGLDLQPWIDNGLLHLQQVDPAELSPGEFTAAVRHSVEVKKAQLVVMDSLNGYLNAMPDGRFLILQMHELLSYLGQKGVISVMVLAQHGLVGPMDTPIDISYLSDAVIMLRYFEHAGVVRRALSVVKKRSGRHEDTIREFRLGASGIKVGPPLTHFTGIFSGTPHYTGDATPLMKDEHDDA
- a CDS encoding ABC1 kinase family protein, with protein sequence MSRFSRPSASALGRFLHLGGTGARIAGNLLVQRITPGASRVDWAPVGALLGDTLGQMKGPVLKLGQQASQWQDVLPPPINAALARLQNQVPSLPFASLEAHLQRLYDGQLDQLFESIEHRPAAAASLGQVHRARDRQGRALIMKIQYPGIRAICDADLRQLRRLMPLGRLFGTPAARLESVYRELQHAIEQELDYDAERRSAERFGAHFAEWPGVDIPFVATELCRPGVLVQQELPGRSMNEVDLATADTRQQLAETLCRWLAEQAFGMGLLHADPHPGNLAWREAGELVVYDFGAVVPLSTPLLRAYVQLFDALRGPSSEALEAGFQALGGRQPGSVPPHGLYRRIHQLLHPLLQPGAQWDFRGASLHQQLVELFPLVMSALGSLQPASGTLLVNRTLEGHYWNLYRLGACLPIADLLAGHIERWRSETDPRSP
- a CDS encoding response regulator, producing the protein MTTPKRDSPLVVVFAPIGRDGPAAADVLRRSGMQAEVCHSLAEVLERAERDADAVFIAEEALFGQDLQDLGNWVDQQPAWSDFPFVVLTSKHRQPAVSAWRQRMVAILRNVSLLERPVQSITLSSALLAAVRGRLRQYEVRALIEAREQASHELEALVVERTRALEQANLELRTQMDERAHIEETLRQTQKIEAIGQLTGGIAHDFNNLLMVISGGLDMLDRRADPERRKRLMDGMRQAAQRGSALTRQLLAFSRRQSLAPEPVDLAQRISQMRELLDRSLRGDVHVKQEFAPDLWPVEVDPGELELVILNLAVNARDAMPEGGSILLQARNAPNEQVLGRRGDFVRLAVIDTGTGIPVEVRNRVFDPFFTTKEIGKGSGLGLAQVYGFARQSGGSVWIDTDCVQGTSVVMLLPRATSMPSRAKEQAQVDEAVDVSAGNVLLVDDDVEVAALVGEMLEHLGYQVTHAASAAAALGALANGRSVDIVFSDVMMPGGMNGLELAREIRARRFDVPVLLTSGYADAVKHSAEAEGVQILAKPYRLEELAAALMAALERVQAAPASERIQG
- a CDS encoding phosphate ABC transporter substrate-binding protein, yielding MPCSPRPCHYAPLPVSCAMLLASLLLSGGPLLTQTNEQALADRDAQNKRWSQEMARKPMGHPPPVDARYNHIITFGQSLASAAEGWPALSKQPRYDNLMLGDSVRSATFSGARFIPVGEAAFKPLRAVVQLKREPKVILDSQAVAALEEHAQEEGESVEVGALNMARHLYLASKGIKADPEHLFLASNAATSGRSIAQLSKVGGTHEYRRALQAVDQAKQVADAANASYRISAFFWLQGEYDYAQVQGGINDKAYYKQRLRQLRNDLTADTAQAIAGQPDAPAFITYQTDAKSSVVDGSLDIGMAQWELAREEPSWYLAGPVYPYVDKGTHLSANGYRWFGQMLGKVYHQVVVERRNWQPLSPLGASVEGREVFIDFHVPSPPLAFDQPYLGYQQRMIENRGFTLSDAQGEVPIEAVDLVADTVVRLTAGRELVGTPRIRYASHAVGGAGELRDSDPTRADARYEYLPAEGMPDEANIAALVDAPYPLHNWSISFEIQARRDDTDQAPH
- a CDS encoding isocitrate lyase/PEP mutase family protein, producing the protein MTRPTVSEKRATFREMHRAGCFLLPNPWDAAGARLLEQLGYRALATTSSGYAWSQGLADGQLSRADTLAHLRYMAAISDLPINADFESGFGRTPEEVFESVSLAVDTGVAGLSVEDSTGDPDQPVRDKAQAVERLQAARAAIDALGGDTLLVARAENHFMGRNDFDDTVERLLAYSQAGADCLYAPGLRTREEIQTVVSAVAPKPVNVLIGWSSELTVEALAELGVRRISVGGALARAAWGGFMSAARTMIEQGRFDGLRDALSGAELDERLRSNRSGN
- a CDS encoding AAA domain-containing protein, with the protein product MNDYAFKLANYWRNSLADAENGNGALSLSQAEKLLALPAESLASGCLPEGLVNQLFASEPDDTPFVDITLRPWVFRARREHGRVRNGLPAIITPVICQVSVSRDGRLHPSAQTMMPRDILEPLDRDNFAIGAQVDLDAFLSADDGKRFDPPVDAEALSDDQHQANWREYLQFCMKMFREVSGGWDGKADGFELADFGYLFKEEKVEGFSRNIVALYDHLRDTRPAVPLFERFAQRERSPDEPCLVANGLFAERLAHAGDEYALAPAQRDSLTHLLNGRSGDILAVNGPPGTGKTTLLLSVVASLWAKAALAGGEPPVIVASSTNNQAVTNIITAFGKDFSAGSGPFAGRWLPDIKSFGAYFPKASAEAEMSRTYQTRSFFTGLESQDYLDKAQQAYLAHSADAFPDMQSPGVADTVERLRDAIRGRQQQLASIEQAWARLVEARDAIRTLLGEDPKAAIAQLDARQRSCAEQLADAQAMLTRFKHYLAHEPLLYTLFGWFGPVAGKRLRLAKLQFDETASDLQSAASVGEIEARLTAAMAQASKAQKTAEAQLQQAQQLQLAEQRQLANWQSAIAVLPTPVDKTAAEITLYDCDSWADTTLRFEIFLLTTHYWEGRWLMEVAENLPEIIKSRSKTGRKTLEQNWRRWMKLTPCLVATFFMLPKELRCKRHDGNGFVDAYALDFIDLLIVDEAGQVLPEVAAPSFALARQALVIGDTQQIEPIWSIPTAVDIGNLISAGLLGRDNVDDDYAAFCEGGRSAANGSVMAIAQATSRYHYDPDLARGMYLYEHRRCYDPIIEYCNALCYKGKLQPRRGPKPEGGLPGLGYLHIDGICQQSHGGSRHNLLEAQTIAAWLKANEADLRQRYGKELWEIVGVITPFGAQTQAITQACAALGISTGKGDGEMTVGTVHSFQGAERPVVIFSAVYSKHADGQFIDRKDSMLNVAVSRAKDSFLVFGDMDLFSQQPGGKPRGLLAQFLFADSASELIFEQQPRQDLQTPRTGLIHLHDVAEHDGFLKQTLETARHQVQIVTPWVVERWMQQSGALDLMGHAVQRGVQVTVYTDLRFNTDIKRTQPKGDPQRIAEFRDAIAALRARSVEVRIVHKVHSKILMADDELLCVGSFNWLSAQRHGDYVHHETSMVYRGADVSGELAVNRTSLTQRVIRRGDI